The Coffea arabica cultivar ET-39 chromosome 2c, Coffea Arabica ET-39 HiFi, whole genome shotgun sequence genome includes the window TCGCGTCCCAAACTCATTCTTTGTCCTTCTTGACCCTGAACGAAAATAGAAAATCCTCGcaaataaccaaaaaataaataaaaaagaaaaagagtagaGAGTAATAAGGACGAGAGACTTCAGAGagggaaaggggaggagatACGAAAgatttcatttttaatttatgAATGCCATTCTTCTAAGTCATCTCGATCTCTTTCTTCCCCATTCAACCACTTCCTGTAAGTCCATTATCATTTCCGCATATTTATGTAGCTGGAATTTTGACGATTTTGATGAAATGCTATGATTTTGTTTCGTCAATGATCAATTTAGAAAGAGATTATTATCTATTTTGTTACTGAAGCTGAATTTTTGTTCAATAATTGGAGAATTGTGACTGATGAGAAAGTGTATTATTGAACCCTAGTTACCAAATTTGTGTACTAACCTTTTCCCTTCTACGCAGAAAGAAATAGAttgttttaatcaaaattaAGTTTGGGTATCTAATTAATTAGTGATTCTACTTCCGAAATTGTGacagtgctttttttttttctttttttttttttgtgtgcttTTGAGTGTTGATGGGAGTTTGTGATTCGATATATGACAAAAAATTGGGTTTCTGTGTAAATGGACAGGATTGGGAACGAATTCCTACTTTCTTATGTTATGTAAATGCAAATAATAATGGCACTAATAATTGTATTTCCTTAAATCTTCGTTGTCCTGTTACTGTATGAATGTTGCTGTATTTGGGCTAAATTCTAGGTCATTTCTGTTGAAAGTACTGAGTAACTCAATGATGAAGGACTGCTGTGAAAAGAGTTAATGGGCTGTCTATGCGTTGGCTCCTGTGCATCTGTTTACTGAactgtttttctttttagtgacTTGTATGGCATTTTAGGAAGTTCCGATTTTAGCCGCACAAGGCATCAACTCATGCCATTGGAGAGTGCATGCAGGATTTCACCGAACAAAAACTGATAAGGATGATAACAGCTCCTTTTAATACTAAGGACCTAGTGTTTGTTATGCTACTGATACAACGATTATCTTGATATCAGCACCAGGTCCTGAATTGATTATCTTCAAACCTAGAATCATGAAATGGGACACTTGTTTATTAAGCTTTTCATTAGAATTTTTAAATAGAGATAAGGAAATGGctaaggaagaaaatggtgacgAATTTTAAGGAAACGGGAAAGAAAATAGTTAAGAAGATGAGAGACAATTAAAGCATTGTTCATTCAATGCAATTCTTGCCAGTTTTCCTTGAGTGGATGGAATTTTGAAAGGATAGCAATGGTCTGTTTTAAATCTCATGATCTTCCTTGAATTTCCaggcccccccccccccaaaaaaaaaaacttactttTAGCTGTATGTCGCATGTCATGCTTGTGTCCTTGTGAGGCGTGATAGTATGTCAATGGGGTTTGAATGGAAATCTTTTTTTGCTCTCTCCCGCTCTCTTGCTCTCACTCTCTGTTTCATCCTCTGGTTGTTGAAGTCTCTGGAGTCTCTGTGGAGATAGATCCACGTTTTGGAAAACAAGACCATGAGTTTTGTGTTCCGAGGCACTAGAGCAGATGTAGAAACTGGTTTCCCAGGGCTTATTCCGGAGCGTCGTACAGTGGTATTAATCTTGTACAATTTGTAAAATTTACTTTACATCATTTGTAAAGTTACACGGTTCAAGATGCCTTGTAAAACTGATTATGCTTCCAAACATCTTTTACTCCTTTTGTTCAGCGTGTTCATGGAGCCCGACCAGTTAATACCAATTCTCTTGCATTTCTTGTTACAGGTGCTTACCTTTTAACAGTTTGGGAATTTTTGGTTTTGAGTGACTCACTGAAAAATTGCaaaatataatttctttttctttctatgAACCAGTTCTTTTGCTGTTCATGATTCTTAACTCCCATCAAATGTCACCCAACTTTCTGGTTAGTAATCTCTTCACTGGTGAATTGTTAGACTCTATCTTAATTTGGCACTTATGAAAACCTAAGCTTTGCTTCCTTTTAGCTCTGGCTGGTACTTGCTGTCTTTTTGATGGCAACAACCCTACGAATGTATGCAACTTGTCAGCAGCTACAAGCTCAGGCTCAAGCTCATGCTGTGGCAGCTAGTGGCCTTCTTGGTCATACAGAGCTGCGTTTGCATATGCCACCATCCATTGCCCTCGCAACCAGAGGGCGACTACATGGTCTTAGACTCCAGCTTGCACTTCTAGACCGGGAATTTGATGACCTTGGTAAGAATCTTTGATTTTGCTCTAACACgggaaataaagaaaaacaaattttggCATCCTTTTTTTTTCGCATTTAATATCTGTCGGTTTGTTGGTTAAAACAATAAGGAGAAAAATGAACCAAATGTTTTGTTGCTGTATTCAGATTACGAAACTCTGAGGGCACTAGATGCTGACAATGTTCCAACAGGTCCTTCAATGACTGAGGAAGAGATAAATGCTCTCCCTGTTCACAAATATAAGGTTACTGGCCCTCAAAGGTAAGTCAGTATGGTCCCTGCCCTCCCTGCCTTCCTAATCCTGCTTTATGCACCTTCCTCCCCCCCTCTCCAAATAAAAAGCACTAGCATTAATTGGTCCTGTCCACCTGTGTCAGTGCTGCATCTTGCATAACCTACTCCTACATTCAGATGATTATAATTAGGAGGGTGCCAATCAACCTTCTTTTTGTGTGTTTGTATTGAGCTTGTCTATCAGCAGCTCAACTTTTgtttgaaaaatcacaaaatagttGATAGCTGCTTCTGCAAGATATCCACCTTGCAGGACTGGCAGAACTTTGGTCTAGTTAGCTTGGCATATTTATATGAAGTCTCAGCCTCTCACTAAGGAGGACGGGGGATGGGGGTATCTCTAAGTTTAAACATTGTTTCCTTATTTATTTCCCTAAATACATGGATGACTTGTATAGTTGCTTTGTGTTTATCTTGGAATTAACATGTCTTGATTCTGCTTTTCTGGGCAGTGCTGGCTCATCAGTTCAGCAGGCGGCTTCTTCATCCTCAGTTGAGGTGGTTTCCTTTCTCCTTTTGCGCAAATATCATATCATTCAGATAGTTCTACCTATTTTTAAGATATGAAAATTTATCTTCTCCCCTGTGTATGCTACCAGATTTATTTGCATCATGGTCATAGCTGTATATTTTGAACCATGTAACATTATCTTTTGTTTTTATCAGTCAGAAAACGAGTTCCCTTTTTTATCATTAGGTTCGTTCACTTTGAGAGGCTAACATTGTTTGCCCAAAGTTTGTGTTTCATTTGGTGATACATGGTTTTTGAATAATAAGCATGTAAGTACTCGAAAATCAATCAGATGTTTTTTATCCACTATATTCCTTGTGTACTTTCCAGCAGAATGTGAAAAAGGTCAAATCATTATTCACCCTAAGGTGATTTGCTTAGGTAATATCTTTTTTCGATCCTAGAGGCTTTGATTTCCTCGCAAAAACACAGAGATGGATTCTGTATCCAAGCATACAATTTCTCTGGTCGCTTGCATGATATATGGAAATTGCTCTGATGATCTATAGAAACTGTAATAACTTCTCTACTTCACTCACAAGCAGAAGAAGCAAGACCCTCCCAATGCAGCTGGGGGCACAAAGGCCTGCGATGATGAACTGACTTGCAGTGTT containing:
- the LOC113725450 gene encoding E3 ubiquitin-protein ligase SDIR1-like, translated to MSFVFRGTRADVETGFPGLIPERRTVRVHGARPVNTNSLAFLVTVLLLFMILNSHQMSPNFLLWLVLAVFLMATTLRMYATCQQLQAQAQAHAVAASGLLGHTELRLHMPPSIALATRGRLHGLRLQLALLDREFDDLDYETLRALDADNVPTGPSMTEEEINALPVHKYKVTGPQSAGSSVQQAASSSSVEKKQDPPNAAGGTKACDDELTCSVCLEQVDVGELVRTLPCLHQFHANCIDPWLCQQGTCPVCKFRAASGWHQNGREEEMDASYMV